The segment CATTTTCCAAAGTAGAAAGTACACGTATCTTTTGATTGCGATTTTTTCTCTAATCAATATAGATTATTCCTTCAGTTGTTTGACAGTTTTATAACATTAGGCGAAAACTTGAAACCCGTATTGTACTcatgtatatatgtttaaattgtattttgatgtatactatatttttaataagtactagatcttgacccgcccaaccgggcgggtatttattttatgtttttaatttttttatttataaatgatatatttaaaatatttaaacataaagttagattgaaaattaacatttgtagttataataaaaattaaaagttaaaaaaaatattttgatataaattttaaattccgaattaaaataatatagagatgggtcataattttttcaaattctaaaatcttagcattattgataaaaaatcaaataatttataaataaataaaatatgtaacatatttgaaattaaaataaatttgttaaaaaaaaatcttacgctattgttgtttatttttatagtttgacCTGTggctgtataaatatttgctttcacttcaatttttttctttcttctaatgataatatctatatatatataaattaatatgtattacataattgttagtataacattttaaaacaaaaaaaatatttattactttaaataattatactatatgattttagtcgtctattatatcacagtgtatcatataaaaatctaatatttataactaattggatttatattataaaagtgttatactaacaatttataaataaaatattttatattttatttatatgatatataaattgattttgatgtgtgattttattttattatttttattaataagtattgaaaaatatttaatgttaacaaaaaaattataaggaaatttattttggttaagattcattctattaaagaaatctattatttaaattaggaaaaaacattaaatacttaaatctatcatttaaataaggaaaatacaaaattctctactatcattgttaccaaacaaattttttatttttaaactcctatccctattaccaaacaaaagcttaaagtacttttactttaataagatagatttataTAGCTGTTTGCAAGGCACaggttttttgaaaaaaacagtATTCAGAAAGAAATAATATCGCTGTATTAATTTGAAAGGTGATCCAACGTGGGCTGTTGTAAACAAAAGTTTACTCAACATTCGATACATTTAATTATACTTAACCTTTTAGGAAGGTCAATGTTGACAGCTTTTGCAGATCATAGCCACGTCTGCTGACTTATCTCTACTTCGTATCACGATGACGGCAATAACACGTGGACCTTTTAGAgtaccaaactttttttttattaacctaGATTATCCCATACCTATGAAAAACTTAGATCAATCTCTAAATAGACGTGttttctctctcttatctctctcgaattatttagagagagagagcttcgtCTTTTTACTGTGAGAAATCAACAGGATGGATGATGGGTTCTCTTCATCTATTCGCCGGATTCTCAACGGTATCGATTCCCGGCATTCGGGCTTTGACTCTGGCAAGCGGCGGTTTCGTTAACGTCGTCTTGGCCGGCTTCTCTTCCGGCAAGCAGCGGCTTCTATAGTGTTGATCTTGGCCGGCTTTCTCTCCGGCATGCGATGGCTTCTTCAGCGTCGTATTGGCTGGTTTATCTTCGTCCTATCATCGTTTCATCTTCGATGTTGGGTAGATCTTTTACACCGGATTTTCCGGTTTATTTGTATAGTATTACGTTTTATCTCTTGCGTTTATTGTTTTGTCTCTCGTTGTTGTTGGTGCGTTTGATCTAGAGCTTCCTGTTTCTGGTGTGTTCCGGTGCTCGATTTAACTCTCCGGCGGCGAGCTTCTTGCCGGTGACGTGGGTGACGTTTCTGCTTCTGAGCCACAtgtcttcttcatctctctcggAGCAACACGTGGCTTTGTGTTGTCGGTAAAATGTTATTATTCACTTTTTGGGCTTTCGCTGTTTGGACCTTTTATTACCCCTACTTGTGTTTAATCTTTCGGACAGTGTTGTTCTTGTTGGCATTTTGGGCTTTTAGTAATAAagagatgatacagaggaaaaaaaaaacaatttctaaaTAGACGTACATTCCACGGGTAGGTATTCTCTTTAGACATGCAAATAGATCCTAGAGGATGGACCTATATTCTTCTAGATATCCAAAAATTATGCGTACCATCTGCGTAGGTGAATCAAACCTGAAatgtattgttttattatcaTTCGACCAAACTGTTCCGTTGCGGATGAATAAGCTTTTTCTGAAAATGTAAAACCGAATGTAGTCGGTAGATATTTCACCACTAATACTACATCGAGAGATTGAACCCAAAAAGAGAAATTgtcagtaaataaataaatacatcacTTTTTGCATTCACTAATGCTCCCTCCGTTTTTATAACTGGGCCTTTGGGTATAGGTCCATTTTCTTTAACAGGTTGTTTGTGATGCAGTTCTTGTTAATACTTTAAAGCTTTTACATATCGGCCCACGCTGTGGCGGCATGAAAGGTTAAGCTTCGGGGAGTGTATCAACGGGCTTTACTAATACTAATTCTTCCATCTTGTGTTTTACAGTATTCGGTCTATTGAGCTACAAATACATCAAAAGCTGACAATATGTATATGTTAACGACAATATGTAtatgttgttcaaaaaaaaaaatgtatatgttAACGACGATTGTATTTTTTGTAAACACTTTTTCAATCTTCAAACCGTACATGGCCCTAAATTctacaacaaaagaaaataatatttcattattttcagTTGTAGTGAATATTAATAAATCATATGCAAATTGCCTATCAAGGATAAGTTAGTTTTTTGTcctttataaataatattcagatggcaaaaaaaaaaaaagttagttttTTGTCCATTAGTTCCAGATTCTTTGGCCACTGACCATCTGGAATCACGTCTGTAAGTGGGTCTTCCACATTAATGATCATTTGATTCAATTTTTAACACCCAAATCATTGCAACTTGGCGCTACATTTTATAATGCTTTTGTCAATGTGGTATGGAGTAGCTAATAACAAAATTAGTTGTTAATAACATTCTGTTTGTACCTCCCTTTAGTTTCCGATTGAATATAGAATTATAGTTTCATCTTTAAGAACCAGAAAATAAGGGACTCAACTAACCCTACAAATCTTATATTATTGGAGACATATATcctatataaaaaattaaaaatatgcatTCTCTCATGGAAAAGAAATAAAGATCCTTATTAACTTATTCCAGTTTTACTTTTTATAGTCACTTTCTTTTTCGTTTTCAAGATACCTAGATATGCCAATTAAGGCTGAAATTCGATCCGCAACAGTTCTAAAATTTATAggatttgatataattttataggtCTAAAAATTGAATCTTTCGGATTCAACCCATTTGgactttatatattttgaggGTAACCCTGTTTCGGTTAGAACCGGTCCAAAACTCCGAAactatattttagtatatatattatcattctTGCTACTAAAAGAGAAAACCATTATTGATACtaaatactatttaatatttttgatccaaactttaataaagaaaatatgaaaatcgtTAATGCAacttattgttattattataagtgtcacattttaaatttttcaaatgtatcttcttcttttatatataaaatgttttatttttaacatacaaaatatgaaacattTGACAtgttttatcataaattttgtttttttttaatttatatatgattatttaagtcgtattaaatttattttgtttataatatgttttaagGCATACGAAAAAGTAAAACATTTTTgttgaagaaaaaaagtttaaacttattatatatttaaaacaaaaagtttaaactgatttttatgaaaatttacaTGTATCAAAATTATGGAAGTgacaataacaaattattttttgaaaatctaaaaaaaaaaaaaatgaaaaacccTGCAATTAAATTGGTTGTACCGCAACCACTGGAAATGTCTTGGTCTGATATTATTAATCAGCATTATTGGTTGTACAGCAGCCactggaatttttttttgataaatatttaagttttttttttagaacaacagttaaatatttaagtttatcGCTACTATTTTCAAAAGCTACTACAAAATAACAAGAGTAAAATAGTATGACACCATATTGCAATTGTAAAAGTTATTAGTATGGATGAGAAATGTCATCGTACGTTACATAGAGCACACGGGAAGCGGATTACATACTATTAGGAGTATTATCTATCTTTAGAGGGAACGTATATATGTTTCCTGTAAGCAGGGAACTTATCACTTAGTCATGTAGTTCAAGTACCAGCAACACAAAAACCATGAATCTTTAAATTTACGTTTGGAAGAAAACGCCAAACGCAATCGCTCACTCGGTCATAGGTTCACACATACACATGTCTCTCACAGACGCAGCATTATTGGTCATAAATCATAATTCGACAGCGAGCGAGCGAGTTTGATTTTACTGTTGATCCTCGAGGCTCGAGTTactctttttttgttctgtCTTTACGGTTAACACTTGACATCGCACGAAGAGAGATTTGAATGGGTTTTTAACTGATTAATTTTAACGTGAGATTTGAATGGGTTTTTAACGTGAATGGGTTCTTAACTGATTAATGTCTTGGTCTGATAGTATTAATCTTTAAAGAACCACCTGGAATCCTTTTTATCCTTATAACCCTTTAAGTTTGCTACTAGCATTAGACGATAATGATGATCACATGAGTAATCatgattattaatattaaagatATAAAGTACAATAAATCTATTACTTTTGAACGGCACGATAATATAAACTAGCTCTAAAATTACTTTTGATTTTGATGTCCAGCGTTGCAAGCACACTCTCTAATAATCCACTACACTACACTACACTACACTTCTgcattttatagttttattaaaaaagaaaaaagcatacatcatttatttattttcactttttcaGTCAGAATTTTGGATgtgaaaattacaaaaaggaaGATAATAAAAAGCTAAAAAGACCAATTAATTCTCCAGTACCAATCTCTGCATTACAAAAAAAGGTCACTCCCGTCGGCTACTGCTTGTCGCAATCATGCACATAGGGTCCCCTTCCAAAAATCATACTCCTATCATTTTatacttattattatatcttacttactaaattattaatttctgaaataattatataccatatctTCAAAAAATAgctaagatttttaaaaagaaaaaaaaacttaaaatctgGCGTTTTCCAAGCCATGCATGTCGCTGACTCGGTTTAAATGCTTCCTCATGATAGCAACTTTCGCCAATTTCTCAGCCGCTTTCCAAGCCGAAGTTGGAGTAAGTTGCTCAGGTTTCTCTTCGGTTCGGTTTGCTAAACCGTTTCTCGGTTTCAATCGGCTTAGCTCGGCTAACTCAGCGTTCAAGCTCATTAAGCTATCATCAGAAGCGTTTGACCGAGCCGTCGTTAGAAGCTGATATGCTCCAGCAATATCATCACGCTCAATCAGCTTGCGTGAACCAGCTACAGCGCGACACACCAAGTGTGCACTCCTCAACCGTTCGATGCTCGAAGATTCGAATCGGACGGTCTGTGGCCGCGGGATCAGAAACCGCTTTTCTTTCGGACAAGGAAATGGTTGAAGCGTTGCGGGGTCAACGACCGAAGAACGTACGGACATTACATGGTGGGACCCGCTAGACGAAGTAGGTACTTTGAACTCAACGAGAtactctctctcctcctccgcGAACAGATCGCCGACGATCACAGCCGAACCGGATCCGAAATTATCGGAGCGACCCGTTAATGAGTAAACCGCTGAAATCTCAGCCAACGGAGAACCGGAGACTAAACCGAGATTGAGCTTGACGTCATGGAGAACCACGTATAGCAAAGAAGCGATTCGCTCCGTGAACGCGTCTCGAAGCGGCGCGTGATGCAACGCGCTCTGAGAAGCAATCCAAACGGAGTGAACCGGGATTTCCAGACGAGAGAAGCGCGTCGTGGAAACGACGAACGGCGCGCGCGCGGAGTTCAGTTTAGCTTTCGTAACCGCCTGATCCTGACCGTCGGATAAAACCAAGATGCTCGCCGACGGATTCCTCTCCCGCCGATCTTCAACGACTTTCACCGCTTTCTTCAACGCGTCGCTGACGCTCATCCCCCCGCCGCCGGTGGTTTCGATCCCGACGAGCGCGTCGACGATTCGCCGCGCCGATCGCCGTCCTTTGTCCGTCATCCGCCGTAACGGCATCAACCGTTTCGATCCCGCCGACGAGAACGCGACGATCGAAAGCCGATCCGTCTCTCGGAGCAGAGAGATCACCAGCCTCAGCGCGTGCTTAACCGTTCGCAAATCCGCTCCGCCGCTGTTCAAATCGAGAACCGTCACCAGATCAATCGACGGCCTGCTAGCTCTAGCCGCTTCCGTAGTCGTCGACGACGGCGAAGAGGCTTTCAGTTTCATCGTGACGACGCGCGTCTCCATCCTTTTCCCGGTTTCCACGGCGGCGGATTCCGGTAGGAATTTAACCTCAAGGTTGCCGGAGATCGGAGGAATTGAACCGGGTAATGACGGAGTAGTCGAAGAATCGGAGAAGAATCCGGGGAACTGATCGTCGTCGTCGTTTTCGTCTGATTCGGGTATACTGTTGAAATGAGCGAGAGACACAGGCGAATAAGCTAACGGCTCGTCGTCGTTGTACACTCTCAGCGACTTCCCCGTCTTGATTTCTCGGATCTCGGGACGGATCCACGGGTCGGATCCGAAATTCGCAGACGGAGGATCCGATCTCGGGGGGTGGTTCCACGCGGCGGAACAGAAAGGACAGCGCTTTTCGTCTAATTTAGCGGCGCAGGAGAGGTGAAACGAATGTGAACACTCCGCCGTGAAAGTCGCCGTCGAATTGATTTGACCGGAGTTCAATCTCTGAAGGCAAATTCCACATCTGCTATTATTActctgtattttaaaaaaaaaacagagagtttGATTAGTTTTACTGTCTGAAAATCTATGAAATTAAGGAAATTGATTACAAATGCTTACCTTATTGAGAAGTAGTGTGGCACGGAGGAGAGAAACGCCGCCGTgtgaggaggaagaggaagatgattTAGGGGAAGAAGGGTTAGAGAGAAGCTTAGGAGTGGAGCTGTTACTGGTCCTCGGAGTTGCATTGCTTGTGGTCCTGCAATGGAGTTTGGGACTAGTGGGAAGAGATGGGTTCGCTGCTGCGGTTGAAGCGGCGGAGCGGCATCCGATTCCACTACCTCCGCGGCCGCCACGAGATCGGAGACGGGGAGTTGATGGGTTTGAGAAAAAGCCGAACTTTGATCGGAGTCTTGGTGTAGGAATTGGTGGATCAGTCTGAAGAatgtgtgatgatgatgatgattgttgTTGATTACTTGAAACGGAAGTGCAAAACGCTTTTCTCCAACCAAACACCATTTCCAGTTgaacaaatgaagaaaaaaggttttttgttttatttcttactTATTTTCACCCGTAATTATATAGAAGTTTGATGGAGCTTTGGGTATTGATCATAAGGAAGATGGAGAAATTAAATAGGGGGATAAatactagagagagagaagagaacaaagaTTTCTTCTTTAGtgatgcttccaaacattttataattttttagttgtagaaaatatttaaagGTAAAAAATGCGACTTTGTGCTTATGAAATGAAATGGCTGCTTTTACTATCCATTTGCAAtctttcaaatttattttcctCGAAGAAAATGATTACTGAATCACTGATCTCTTATTCGTATATAatgttattagtttattttatggCTGGTCAAATTGTTATTAGTATATAATGTTTGTTAATGTATATGATCATTTCACATTTCGATGGTTTATTGGGATGGACGATAAAGTTAAATGTCAACGCTGTAACCGACCCATATGCAGTATGAGATCACAATTAACTAAAGACGCGCAGATCTAAGTATTCAGTTGCATTGCATGTAAATCTTTCTTGTCAGgtcatttaactatttttataaacaaatgATTCGATCATACCAAAAACAAATGTTTTGAACTTTCTCGAACTCGCTAAATTGTTCGAAATGTAAAATCTAATCTTTTGTATTGATGGGAAACATAAAAAAGGCGAGCCAAACAAAATTTGTGTGGCACGTGATGGAATCCTGCAATAAACGGTAAGcatgttttcaaaaagttatatacaaataaaagtgaaaattgcAGAGAAGCTTTCAAGTTGTGTCGTATTGAATCGTAGAGGTTCAGAGCTCTAAAGATGTATTAATTATTTCTGACTGTACCTTCTGTCAAAGTCAAGTATCTTTCGACATTACTTCTACAGTTTTACTTCCATTTGAGTTTAACTTTATCTAACTCTAACTACTATACATATTGATCAACTTGTAAAGTTActattatatatgcatatgcAGATATGCTAAATCGATTAATTCCACTAAAGTTTTAGGTATATGTGAAAAAAGTTTGGATGTTTGATAGAGAAAGGTCGGAGtgcattttatataaatatatgttttaccAACAAAATAATACTCCTATAAGTTTGTCCACAATTCGAAAGATACAAATAACTACAAACTATACGGTGACGACAAGAGCTAATGATATGACATAAAGATTAGACTGGTCCAGCAATTTTTGAACTCTTGCTATGGCAAAATGGTGATTTTTCTTTGACTATGATAGTtctattacttttaaaaatcagATTTGGAGAAAACATGTAGATCTACTGGCTGTTCAGGTTATTAagataactttttatattagcTCAGTGAgtgttcccaaaaaaaaaaatgttagctCAGTGGTAGAAACTCCAAAATATGAATTATTGCAGTTTGTGACTTTGCTGTATATTGGAAATTTTGCAGATGAGCCATGTGAATGAATGAAACAATAAGGATTAAGACTTGCTAGTTATCGggtgttaaaataaatttctaattaaGAATTTGCAAATTGTGTGGTATGTTTTAAGTGGCAGCCATTGTCTGAACAGCACATGATTTCGTGCGTGCCATGCCATGGAATCGTTAATCATCCATTTGAAAACGAAAGATTAGTACATTAACTTATGTAGTTAGATGATTTAATAAACTTATGTACAAATTAATTTGAAAACTTTTGTGAGATCTTCTAAAGTCCTACACAATCACAAGTATCTAATCAAACCTTCAAAGAATAATAATGCGATTTTGTCCATATATCGATAGATCATAACCTCCCAGGATTGATAGCTGATAAGAAATCTATGGATACCATCGATTCGGTGGGTTGTTGAAGGTCTACCAAATCGTAACACACATTCATTCTGATGGTCGTATATGCATTATCACAGTTCTTTTATGTGATTTAACGTACTTATTGGCACTAGGTCCATTTCCAGAACGAataaagattgaaatgatttttctataattataatcCAGCTAAGTTCAAacgttttatttgatttttattcgGCTACAAATTCACTAGACACGTAGATTTTGTATACATGTTATTGGTTTTCAAAGGATCATAATAAGTTATAAGTGCCTGATATTAACCAAAGCAATATGTTCATATATGTTACTGGTGTAGCATTATGGTTTTCGTTTGGTATAGTATACATATAGATAGTTTTCGGAACCAACCATAAATG is part of the Raphanus sativus cultivar WK10039 chromosome 5, ASM80110v3, whole genome shotgun sequence genome and harbors:
- the LOC108856442 gene encoding probable E3 ubiquitin-protein ligase WAVH2 encodes the protein MVFGWRKAFCTSVSSNQQQSSSSSHILQTDPPIPTPRLRSKFGFFSNPSTPRLRSRGGRGGSGIGCRSAASTAAANPSLPTSPKLHCRTTSNATPRTSNSSTPKLLSNPSSPKSSSSSSSHGGVSLLRATLLLNKSNNSRCGICLQRLNSGQINSTATFTAECSHSFHLSCAAKLDEKRCPFCSAAWNHPPRSDPPSANFGSDPWIRPEIREIKTGKSLRVYNDDEPLAYSPVSLAHFNSIPESDENDDDDQFPGFFSDSSTTPSLPGSIPPISGNLEVKFLPESAAVETGKRMETRVVTMKLKASSPSSTTTEAARASRPSIDLVTVLDLNSGGADLRTVKHALRLVISLLRETDRLSIVAFSSAGSKRLMPLRRMTDKGRRSARRIVDALVGIETTGGGGMSVSDALKKAVKVVEDRRERNPSASILVLSDGQDQAVTKAKLNSARAPFVVSTTRFSRLEIPVHSVWIASQSALHHAPLRDAFTERIASLLYVVLHDVKLNLGLVSGSPLAEISAVYSLTGRSDNFGSGSAVIVGDLFAEEEREYLVEFKVPTSSSGSHHVMSVRSSVVDPATLQPFPCPKEKRFLIPRPQTVRFESSSIERLRSAHLVCRAVAGSRKLIERDDIAGAYQLLTTARSNASDDSLMSLNAELAELSRLKPRNGLANRTEEKPEQLTPTSAWKAAEKLAKVAIMRKHLNRVSDMHGLENARF